A part of Paenibacillus sp. 481 genomic DNA contains:
- a CDS encoding glycosyltransferase family 4 protein, translating into MSLRKVAVITPGTFPIPSGSSSSVERVVEYVVSLAAHRMDARIYSKQWHGQELYGMVRGVPCERVPASSSRAYLKGVIRKLRSFQPDIIQVENRPRFVQRLKKAFPHARIWLNLHSTTFMSSRNIAPRMLRTTLRMADRIFVNSYFLFNQVIEAAPECGERVIVNPLGVDGERFQTRWSEDGERRYLAGKQMQGWESRNIILYVGRLIPLKGVHHLLRVVPQIVQQYPQALFVIVGSAYYGSTHKTAYARQLMRLGRKVQSHVRFIPYVQHEEVPAWYSLADLLVVPSVDREAFGLVNLEAMATGLPVVATRVGGIQEVITDRVTGWLIDPERIQEQLGSVLLQLLSDEPLRRRLGEAGVQHVQASFTWKRTAERWADEVCATT; encoded by the coding sequence ATGAGTCTCCGCAAAGTGGCCGTCATCACACCTGGAACGTTTCCGATACCATCTGGTTCAAGTAGCTCGGTAGAGCGTGTCGTTGAGTATGTGGTCAGCTTAGCAGCACACCGTATGGATGCACGGATATATAGCAAGCAATGGCACGGTCAGGAGCTGTACGGAATGGTTCGTGGTGTTCCATGTGAACGTGTGCCTGCATCAAGTTCCCGCGCGTATTTAAAAGGAGTCATCCGCAAGCTGCGTTCCTTTCAGCCGGATATTATACAAGTTGAAAATCGTCCGCGTTTTGTCCAGCGGCTTAAAAAAGCATTTCCCCATGCACGCATTTGGTTGAATTTGCACTCGACCACTTTTATGAGCTCCCGCAATATCGCTCCGCGCATGCTGCGTACGACATTGCGGATGGCCGATCGCATTTTTGTAAATAGTTATTTTTTGTTTAATCAAGTCATTGAGGCTGCACCAGAGTGTGGGGAGCGTGTCATCGTAAATCCGCTCGGTGTTGATGGAGAGCGATTTCAGACGCGATGGTCTGAAGATGGAGAAAGGCGCTATTTAGCAGGCAAGCAAATGCAAGGTTGGGAAAGTCGCAATATTATTTTGTACGTTGGTCGATTGATTCCCTTGAAAGGCGTTCATCATCTGTTACGTGTCGTGCCGCAAATTGTTCAGCAATACCCACAAGCCCTGTTCGTTATTGTCGGAAGTGCCTACTACGGCTCTACGCACAAAACAGCATACGCACGCCAATTGATGAGGCTCGGTAGAAAGGTTCAGTCGCATGTTCGGTTTATCCCCTATGTGCAGCATGAGGAAGTGCCAGCTTGGTACTCTCTGGCAGATTTGTTAGTCGTACCTTCTGTCGATCGGGAGGCGTTTGGCCTCGTCAATCTTGAAGCAATGGCGACAGGATTACCCGTAGTCGCGACGCGTGTCGGTGGCATTCAGGAAGTGATTACGGATAGGGTGACAGGATGGCTCATTGATCCAGAGCGTATTCAAGAACAGTTAGGTAGTGTGCTGTTGCAATTGTTAAGTGATGAGCCATTGCGGCGTCGTTTGGGGGAAGCTGGGGTGCAGCATGTGCAAGCTTCGTTTACTTGGAAAAGGACGGCAGAGCGTTGGGCTGATGAGGTGTGCGCGACAACTTGA
- a CDS encoding YheC/YheD family endospore coat-associated protein — protein MSDKHIGILFNSSMWKHIIDGKTRQESIPLYEEAAAQHGVTLCYFRLEDLKLRSMEVNALVRGREGYVRRTIPIPRVIHNRGMYFHAAAHAKVQQLADANIRLFNQVNRYGKMKIHNLLNQDPNIVPHLPETSIASPRVIAEMMTRYDSLILKPDNSSVGKGIMKLTTTASGWSTTYKALTKGAKRWCTIETSRGVLPKVVTSALAQRHYLAQQYLPLATYGQRPFDLRVSVQRNGTGQWQITGIVGKIAAGHTFVTNVAQGGTVMRFEQLIAATFPPNVAATLHQRVSQFGMRVVQRLSSHLPQLADVGLDIGLSTDGSPLFIECNGRDQRYSFREANLMDTWKATYANPIAYGAWLLRHSSTPSIQSPLPATH, from the coding sequence ATGTCAGACAAACACATCGGCATTTTGTTCAATTCGAGCATGTGGAAACACATCATAGACGGAAAAACGCGTCAGGAATCCATACCTCTTTATGAAGAAGCAGCCGCACAACACGGAGTGACACTATGCTATTTCCGCCTCGAAGATCTTAAGCTTCGCTCGATGGAGGTGAACGCACTCGTTCGTGGTCGAGAAGGCTACGTAAGGCGAACGATCCCCATTCCTCGCGTCATCCACAACCGCGGCATGTATTTCCACGCCGCTGCGCACGCCAAAGTTCAACAACTGGCGGACGCTAACATTCGTCTTTTTAACCAAGTAAACCGCTACGGAAAAATGAAGATTCATAACCTGCTCAACCAAGACCCTAACATTGTGCCTCATCTCCCTGAAACGTCAATCGCTTCACCGCGTGTCATTGCCGAGATGATGACTCGATACGATTCCCTTATTCTTAAACCTGATAACAGTAGCGTCGGTAAAGGTATTATGAAGCTTACAACAACAGCTTCGGGATGGAGCACAACGTACAAAGCGCTCACCAAAGGCGCTAAACGGTGGTGTACCATCGAAACGAGCCGCGGCGTTTTACCTAAAGTCGTAACGTCCGCTCTCGCCCAGCGGCATTATCTTGCCCAGCAGTATCTTCCCCTTGCTACCTACGGTCAGCGGCCTTTTGACCTTAGAGTATCTGTACAACGAAACGGGACAGGACAATGGCAAATAACAGGCATCGTTGGCAAAATCGCTGCCGGACACACCTTCGTCACAAATGTCGCGCAAGGCGGCACCGTTATGCGCTTCGAGCAACTGATCGCAGCCACTTTCCCCCCTAACGTTGCAGCTACTTTACATCAGCGTGTATCGCAATTTGGTATGCGCGTCGTACAGCGTCTATCTTCTCATCTGCCACAGCTGGCAGACGTTGGTCTTGATATCGGATTGTCAACGGACGGATCACCTTTATTTATCGAATGCAACGGACGGGATCAACGTTACAGCTTTCGTGAAGCAAATTTAATGGACACGTGGAAAGCCACCTATGCCAACCCCATCGCTTACGGCGCTTGGCTCCTACGGCATTCTTCTACTCCAAGCATCCAATCTCCCTTACCAGCTACTCACTAA